The DNA region TGAACTGCGCCAGACGTGCAGCCAGTTCCTGCTCCTGCGGCGCTTCAAGGGCGATGTGCCCCTTGCTGGCGTCGAAAGGCGTTCCCAGCTTGCGGAACACACCGGCTACACGGGTGTAGGCGTACAACAGATAAGGTGCGGTGTTGCCTTCGAAGCTCAGCATCTGATCGAAGTTGAAGCTGTAATCGCTGGCGCGGTGCTTGGACAGGTCGGCGTATTTCACTGCACTGATCCCCACTGCCTTGGCGATGCTGCGCAACTCGGCCTCGGCGACTTCCGGATTCTTCTCCTTTACCAGCGTGTAGGCACGCTCTTCGGCTTCATTGAGCAGGTCGACGAGCTTGACCGTGCCGCCATCGCGCGTTTTGAACGGGCGGCCGTCGGCACCGTTCATGGTGCCAAAGCCCATGTGTTCCAGTTGCATGCCCTCGTGGACGAAGCCCGCACGGCGCGCCACTTCGAATACCTGCTGGAAATGCAGGGCCTGACGCTGGTCGACGAAATACAGCACCCGGTCGGCCTTGAGCACTTTGCTGCGATAGCGGATGGCCGCCAGGTCGGTGGTGGCATACAGATAACCGCCACCGGCCTTCTGCACAATGACCGGCAGTGGCGTGTCATCGGCGGTGCGGAATTCTTCGAGGAACACACACTGCGCGCCGTTGCTTTCGACCAGTAGGCCGGTCGCTTTCAGATCATTGACCACATTGGCCAGATCATCGTTGTAGGCACTTTCGCCCATGACATCGGCCGGGGTCAGTTTGACGTTCAGGCGCTCGTAGGTCTCCTGACAGTGAGACAGCGAGATATCCTTGAAACGCGTCCACAGTGTCAGACATTCAGCGTCACCGGCCTGCAACTTGACCACCAGCCCGCGTGCGCGCTCGGCGAACTCTTCGGACTCGTCAAAGCGCTGCTTGGCGGCGCGATAGAAATCTTCCAGGTCAGACAACTCGTCGCTGGTTGCCGGTTTTTCCTGCAGATAGGCCAGCAGCATGCCGAACTGTGTGCCCCAGTCGCCGACGTGATTCTGGCGAATGACCGTGTCGCCGAGGAACTCCAGAACGTTCGCCACGCCGTCGCCAATGATGGTCGAGCGCAGGTGACCGACGTGCATTTCCTTGGCCAGATTGGGTGCCGACAGATCGACCACCACACGCTGTGTGACGCCAGCCTTGCGAACCGCCAGTTGCGGATCGGCCAACGCGGCGTCAAGGCGCGAGGCCAGCGCGGCTGTATTCTGGAAGAAGTTCAGAAAACCCGGACCGGCAATTTCGACCTTGCTCACCTGATCGTCGGCAGGCAGCGCAGCGATCAGCTTTTCAGCCAGATCACGCGGTTTCATGCCGGCAGGCTTGGCGAGCATCATCGCAATGTTGCTGGCGAAGTCGCCGTGCGTCTTGTCACGGGCGTTTTCCACCTGAATCGCCGGCGTCAGCCCTTCTGGCAAGACGCCCTCGGTGACAAGACGGGTCAGGGCTTGTTGAATCAGCTGGCGAATGGTGTCTTTCATGATGCTCTCTTCGACCGCAAGCGCGGTGGCGCCTGGATGCGCGGGTGGAAAAACTCCGCATTATCCGTTGCTGGAGCCTGCTTGCCAACGGCGTGACCTAATAAAGATCCACCGGGTCGACATCCAGCGACCATCTGACCTGTCGGCCGCTGGGCATTTGCTCCAGCGCCAGCAGCCAGGTGCTGAGCAATTTGTGCAGCGGCGCACGCGCACTGGACTGCACCAGCAACTGCGCGCGATAGCGCCCGGCGCGGCGTTCCATGGGCGCTGGAACCGGACCCAGCAGCTCGATGCCACCCAGGCTCATCTGCGTCAGAAGCTGTTCGGCCTCGCCGCACGCCTGATCAAGGAAGGCTTCGGCCTGGCCAGGCTTGTGGGCTTCAGCGCGTAGCAGGGCCAGGTGCGAAAACGGTGGCAAGCCGGCCGAGCGACGTTCGCTCAAGGCCTGCTCGGCGAACGCGAAATAACCCTGTTCGGTGAGCTGAATCAGCAGCGGATGATCGGCCAGATGCGTCTGGATGATGACCTTGCCCGGCTCTTCGGCCCGCCCTGCGCGCCCTGCGACCTGCACGATCAACTGCGCCATGCGCTCGCTGGCCCGGAAGTCGCCGGAAAACAGCCCGCCGTCGGCGTCGAGAATCGACACCAGCGTCACCCTTGGAAAATGATGGCCCTTGGCGAGCATCTGCGTACCGACCAGAATGCACGGCTGTCCGCGCTGGATGGTCGCGAATAGCTGATTCATGGCGTCCTTGCGCGAGGTGCTGTCACGGTCGACGCGCAATACCGGAAAGTCCGGGAACATGATGCCCAGCCGCTCTTCGGCGCGCTCGGTGCCTGCGCCTACAGGGCGCAAATCCACTTTTCCGCACGATGGGCACTGCCGCGGCACGCGTTCGACATAGCCACAGTGGTGGCAACGTAGTTCGCCGGAACGCTGGTGCACCGTCATGCGTGCGTCGCAGCGCTGGCAGCCGGACATCCAGCCGCAATCGTGGCACAGCAACGTCGGCGCGAAGCCCCGGCGGTTGAGAAACACCAGCACCTGCTGGCCCGCCGCGAGCGTCTGACCGATGGCTTGTTGCATCGGCCCGGAAATCCCGCTGTCGAGCGGTCTGCTTTTGACATCCAGACGCATGAAGCGTGGCTGTTGCGCGCCGCCTGCGCGCTGGTTCAGGCGCAGCAGGCCGTAGCGTCCGGTGTAGGCGTTGTGCAGGCTTTCCAGAGACGGC from Pseudomonas syringae includes:
- the argS gene encoding arginine--tRNA ligase gives rise to the protein MKDTIRQLIQQALTRLVTEGVLPEGLTPAIQVENARDKTHGDFASNIAMMLAKPAGMKPRDLAEKLIAALPADDQVSKVEIAGPGFLNFFQNTAALASRLDAALADPQLAVRKAGVTQRVVVDLSAPNLAKEMHVGHLRSTIIGDGVANVLEFLGDTVIRQNHVGDWGTQFGMLLAYLQEKPATSDELSDLEDFYRAAKQRFDESEEFAERARGLVVKLQAGDAECLTLWTRFKDISLSHCQETYERLNVKLTPADVMGESAYNDDLANVVNDLKATGLLVESNGAQCVFLEEFRTADDTPLPVIVQKAGGGYLYATTDLAAIRYRSKVLKADRVLYFVDQRQALHFQQVFEVARRAGFVHEGMQLEHMGFGTMNGADGRPFKTRDGGTVKLVDLLNEAEERAYTLVKEKNPEVAEAELRSIAKAVGISAVKYADLSKHRASDYSFNFDQMLSFEGNTAPYLLYAYTRVAGVFRKLGTPFDASKGHIALEAPQEQELAARLAQFTETLNNVAEKGTPHVLCAYLYDLAGLFSSFYENCPILGAENPDQQQSRLRLAALTGRTLKQGLDLLGLETLERM
- a CDS encoding primosomal protein N'; this encodes MPDAILRLALPSPLRRLFDYRAPAGVLRSALQPGMRLRVPFGRREMIGILVEVVDHSEVPADKLKPAIALLDSEAPLPPALFKLCLWTSQYYQHSLGDTLSWALPVLLRQGELAESRQERFWHVTEHASVDDPRIARAPKQREALTTLAQHPHGVAHQLLSKLMLNKDSLNLLLAKELVYVEVRSHAPSARHEHWLAQPELPLNTEQRAAYEAIRAGFDSFHAFLLAGVTGSGKTEVYLQLIRETLEAGKQALVLIPEINLGPQTLARFEQRFNARIALVHSAVNDRERLDAWLAARDGEADIIIGTRSALFTPMKHPGLIIIDEEHDGSYKQQEGLRYHARDLALVRARQENIPIVLGSATPSLESLHNAYTGRYGLLRLNQRAGGAQQPRFMRLDVKSRPLDSGISGPMQQAIGQTLAAGQQVLVFLNRRGFAPTLLCHDCGWMSGCQRCDARMTVHQRSGELRCHHCGYVERVPRQCPSCGKVDLRPVGAGTERAEERLGIMFPDFPVLRVDRDSTSRKDAMNQLFATIQRGQPCILVGTQMLAKGHHFPRVTLVSILDADGGLFSGDFRASERMAQLIVQVAGRAGRAEEPGKVIIQTHLADHPLLIQLTEQGYFAFAEQALSERRSAGLPPFSHLALLRAEAHKPGQAEAFLDQACGEAEQLLTQMSLGGIELLGPVPAPMERRAGRYRAQLLVQSSARAPLHKLLSTWLLALEQMPSGRQVRWSLDVDPVDLY